One segment of Gammaproteobacteria bacterium DNA contains the following:
- the murA gene encoding UDP-N-acetylglucosamine 1-carboxyvinyltransferase gives MDKLVISGGQQLNGEIRISGAKNAALPILASTLLAETPSVIANVPHLQDVTTTMELLGRLGVQLIVDEKMSIEVDASNVTSRVAPYELVKTMRASILVLGPLVARFGQAEVSLPGGCAIGTRPVNLHIKGLQEMGATIDVSNGYIRAECKRLKGARIYMDVVTVTGTENLLMAATLAEGTTILENAAREPEVVDLANFLIKMGAKITGAGTDTIVVEGVERLKGAHHKVLPDRIEAGTYLVGAAITGGHVKLKDVDPDCLDSVLAKLKETGAKIEIGEDWISLDMQGKRPKAVDIHTAPHPAFPTDMQAQFVALNAIADGVATVTETVFENRFMHVQELQRMGADIRLEGNTAIVKGVKRLTAAPVMATDLRASASLVLAALKAEGDTLVERIYHIDRGYERIEEKLAMLGANIRRVP, from the coding sequence ATGGATAAACTAGTTATCAGTGGCGGGCAACAGCTCAACGGCGAGATACGCATTTCGGGGGCAAAAAATGCCGCTTTGCCGATATTGGCGTCCACTTTATTGGCAGAGACGCCTTCGGTTATTGCCAATGTGCCACATCTCCAGGATGTGACTACCACCATGGAATTGCTGGGCCGTTTGGGTGTGCAACTCATTGTCGACGAGAAAATGAGTATCGAGGTAGATGCCAGCAATGTGACTAGCCGCGTTGCCCCCTATGAGCTAGTCAAAACCATGCGTGCATCGATATTGGTGTTAGGTCCATTGGTCGCACGCTTTGGTCAGGCAGAAGTGTCCCTGCCAGGTGGTTGCGCAATCGGTACCCGCCCAGTGAATTTACATATCAAAGGGCTCCAGGAAATGGGAGCCACGATCGATGTGTCTAACGGTTATATCCGTGCAGAGTGCAAACGCCTAAAAGGCGCCCGTATATATATGGATGTGGTGACCGTAACCGGTACCGAGAATTTATTGATGGCGGCAACCCTGGCGGAAGGAACCACCATACTGGAAAACGCCGCACGCGAGCCTGAAGTCGTTGATCTGGCGAATTTCCTGATCAAGATGGGCGCGAAAATTACCGGTGCGGGCACAGACACTATTGTTGTTGAGGGTGTTGAACGCCTGAAAGGTGCCCACCATAAGGTGCTTCCTGATCGTATCGAAGCCGGGACGTATCTGGTCGGTGCAGCCATTACTGGCGGGCACGTCAAATTAAAAGATGTAGATCCGGATTGCCTGGATTCCGTACTGGCGAAACTGAAAGAAACCGGTGCCAAAATTGAGATTGGCGAAGACTGGATTAGTCTGGATATGCAAGGTAAGCGTCCCAAGGCAGTAGATATTCATACCGCGCCGCATCCGGCGTTTCCGACCGATATGCAGGCTCAATTTGTTGCTTTGAACGCAATAGCCGATGGCGTTGCCACGGTAACTGAAACCGTATTTGAAAATCGCTTCATGCACGTGCAGGAACTACAGCGCATGGGTGCCGATATTCGACTTGAAGGGAATACCGCGATTGTTAAAGGCGTAAAGCGTTTGACCGCAGCGCCGGTTATGGCGACCGATCTGCGCGCATCGGCCAGCCTGGTTTTGGCGGCACTCAAGGCGGAGGGAGATACCTTAGTCGAACGTATTTACCACATTGATCGCGGATATGAGCGCATTGAAGAAAAACTGGCTATGCTGGGGGCGAATATTCGTCGCGTTCCATAG
- the tatA gene encoding Sec-independent protein translocase subunit TatA yields MGGISIWQLLIVLVIVLVLFGAKRLRTVGSDLGTAVKGFRSAMKDGENAEKEKDRIEQKSASDVIDVEVTKREETKAESKDKS; encoded by the coding sequence ATGGGTGGAATTAGCATCTGGCAATTATTGATTGTTTTGGTAATCGTACTGGTATTGTTTGGCGCCAAGCGATTGAGAACCGTAGGTTCTGATCTTGGAACTGCGGTCAAAGGTTTTCGTTCTGCGATGAAAGATGGCGAAAACGCGGAAAAAGAAAAAGATCGTATTGAACAGAAAAGCGCCAGTGACGTCATTGACGTTGAGGTGACTAAACGCGAAGAAACAAAAGCCGAATCCAAGGACAAAAGCTGA
- the hisH gene encoding imidazole glycerol phosphate synthase subunit HisH, with translation MSSIAIIDYGMGNLHSVAKALEHVADGHKITVTSDPAIVDAADRVLFPGVGAMRDCMAGLKELKLDAAIRRAIDSRPVFAICVGMQALMDMSEENDNTECLGVFPGKVRFFGTDMRDASGQRLKVPHMGWNQVRQRVDHPMWSGIEQDTRFYFVHSYYCEPQDESIIAGSCDYGKSFAASLYRDNLFAVQFHPEKSHNAGLQLLKNFTTWSP, from the coding sequence ATGTCCAGCATAGCGATTATTGATTACGGCATGGGCAATCTGCACTCGGTTGCCAAAGCGCTTGAACATGTTGCCGATGGTCACAAAATTACCGTCACGAGTGATCCCGCGATTGTGGATGCGGCGGATCGTGTGCTCTTTCCTGGTGTGGGCGCGATGCGTGACTGTATGGCAGGGCTGAAAGAATTGAAACTCGATGCAGCGATTCGTCGCGCGATTGATTCGCGTCCGGTGTTTGCGATTTGCGTGGGCATGCAGGCCTTGATGGATATGAGTGAGGAGAACGATAACACTGAGTGTCTGGGTGTGTTTCCAGGCAAGGTGCGTTTCTTCGGTACGGATATGCGTGATGCTAGCGGCCAGCGGTTAAAGGTTCCGCACATGGGCTGGAATCAGGTACGCCAACGTGTAGATCATCCGATGTGGTCGGGTATTGAGCAGGATACACGTTTTTATTTTGTGCATAGTTATTACTGTGAGCCACAGGATGAAAGCATTATTGCGGGTAGTTGTGACTACGGTAAAAGCTTCGCTGCGTCTTTGTATCGCGATAATTTATTTGCGGTGCAGTTTCATCCGGAGAAGAGTCACAACGCTGGTTTGCAATTGTTAAAGAATTTTACGACCTGGTCTCCGTAA
- the hisA gene encoding 1-(5-phosphoribosyl)-5-[(5-phosphoribosylamino)methylideneamino]imidazole-4-carboxamide isomerase, translating into MLIIPAIDLKDGKCVRLRQGEMDDATVYGDDPVQMAAQWVEKGARRLHLVDLNGAFAGKPMNAPVIKEITSAFPDVPVQVGGGIRDEETVQAYLDAGVQFVIIGTKAVNSPHFVEDLCIEFPNHVIVGLDAKNGKVAVDGWSKLSNHDVIDMAQRFERMGVNSIIYTDIGRDGMLSGVSMESTVELARAITIPVIASGGVTNLDDIRNLCAVEGEGITGVITGRAIYEGTLDFVEAQKLADSLNGN; encoded by the coding sequence ATGCTAATCATTCCCGCAATTGATCTGAAAGACGGCAAGTGTGTTCGTCTACGTCAGGGGGAAATGGACGACGCGACAGTCTATGGTGATGACCCAGTACAAATGGCTGCGCAGTGGGTGGAAAAAGGCGCGCGTCGTCTACACCTGGTTGATCTAAATGGCGCATTTGCAGGCAAACCCATGAACGCACCGGTAATCAAAGAGATTACTTCCGCCTTCCCCGACGTACCTGTACAGGTGGGCGGCGGCATACGCGATGAAGAGACCGTGCAAGCCTATCTCGATGCTGGCGTTCAATTCGTAATCATCGGCACCAAGGCCGTAAACTCACCACACTTTGTTGAAGACCTGTGTATTGAGTTTCCCAATCACGTCATTGTCGGTTTGGATGCAAAGAATGGAAAAGTCGCGGTAGACGGCTGGTCAAAGCTATCAAACCACGACGTCATCGATATGGCGCAGCGCTTCGAGCGCATGGGTGTGAACAGTATCATTTACACCGACATCGGCCGTGACGGCATGTTGAGCGGTGTGAGCATGGAATCAACCGTAGAACTCGCGCGGGCAATAACCATACCCGTGATTGCCTCCGGCGGTGTAACCAATCTTGATGATATTCGCAATCTTTGTGCTGTCGAAGGTGAGGGTATTACTGGCGTCATTACTGGCCGCGCAATTTATGAAGGTACACTCGATTTCGTAGAAGCTCAAAAGCTCGCGGATTCATTGAACGGAAATTAA
- a CDS encoding BolA/IbaG family iron-sulfur metabolism protein: MEVSDIKRLIENGIPEADVEVAGEGCNARVRVVSPAFEGKNKLAQQRMVYACLGEKIASGEIHALSIKSFTPEQWQAFPDKQNVI, translated from the coding sequence ATGGAAGTCTCTGATATCAAACGCTTGATCGAAAATGGTATACCGGAAGCCGATGTTGAGGTTGCCGGTGAAGGTTGTAATGCCCGTGTGCGAGTTGTCAGCCCCGCGTTTGAGGGCAAGAACAAACTGGCGCAGCAGCGCATGGTCTATGCCTGTCTTGGGGAAAAGATCGCCAGCGGCGAGATTCACGCCCTTTCCATCAAATCATTTACACCAGAACAATGGCAGGCATTCCCTGATAAGCAGAATGTCATATAA
- the hisC gene encoding histidinol-phosphate transaminase — protein MSDFTKKLIRPDIQALSAYHVADASGMIKLDAMENPYTWDEAMLREWQAELANTSVNRYPDPAAQMLSHQIREQLDLPDSVQLMFGNGSDELIQIMAMAVAEAGRTVLAPEPSFVMYKMIATFCGMSYRGVPLKTDFSLDLDAMLSTIEETQAALVFLAYPNNPTGNLWDREVIDQIIQATPGLVVVDEAYNAFADDSYLNDLGLYDNLVVMRTFSKMGLAGLRLGLLFGSRDWISEFDKVRLPYNINTLTQQTTAFALRHQAVFDQQTANIRAERGKMLDGLKLLPVQVFDSQANFILLRTPEGKANNIFQGLKDRGILIKNLNPAGGLLKDCLRVTVGKPEENAAFMEALAQLV, from the coding sequence ATGAGTGATTTCACCAAAAAATTGATACGCCCCGACATCCAGGCCTTGTCCGCCTATCATGTCGCCGACGCTAGTGGCATGATCAAGCTCGATGCCATGGAGAATCCCTACACTTGGGATGAGGCCATGTTGCGTGAGTGGCAGGCCGAGTTGGCGAACACCAGTGTTAATCGCTACCCGGACCCGGCGGCTCAAATGTTATCACACCAAATTCGCGAACAATTAGATCTGCCGGACAGTGTGCAGCTGATGTTTGGTAACGGCTCTGATGAACTCATCCAGATTATGGCAATGGCTGTCGCCGAAGCGGGAAGAACGGTGCTAGCACCAGAGCCTAGTTTCGTGATGTACAAGATGATTGCAACCTTCTGCGGCATGTCTTATCGCGGCGTACCTCTTAAAACAGATTTTTCCCTCGATTTGGATGCCATGCTGAGCACAATTGAAGAAACCCAGGCAGCACTGGTATTTCTCGCCTATCCGAATAATCCGACGGGTAATCTGTGGGATCGCGAGGTAATTGATCAAATTATCCAGGCAACACCTGGCCTGGTGGTAGTGGACGAGGCCTATAACGCCTTCGCCGACGACAGTTATCTCAATGATCTAGGCCTATACGATAATCTTGTGGTGATGCGCACCTTCTCCAAGATGGGGCTGGCGGGTCTGCGCCTAGGTCTGTTATTCGGTAGCCGTGACTGGATTAGCGAGTTTGATAAGGTCCGCCTTCCTTATAATATAAACACCTTGACCCAGCAGACTACGGCCTTCGCCCTGCGCCATCAGGCGGTTTTTGACCAGCAAACAGCGAACATCCGTGCTGAAAGAGGCAAAATGCTGGATGGCTTGAAGCTTCTGCCTGTACAAGTCTTCGACAGCCAGGCCAACTTCATTTTGCTGCGCACCCCCGAAGGGAAGGCCAATAATATCTTTCAGGGCTTGAAAGATCGCGGGATATTGATTAAAAACCTCAACCCGGCGGGCGGCTTGCTAAAAGACTGTCTGCGGGTTACCGTTGGCAAACCCGAGGAAAATGCCGCTTTTATGGAGGCTTTGGCACAACTGGTGTAG
- the hisF gene encoding imidazole glycerol phosphate synthase subunit HisF, with product MTLAKRIIPCLDVDAGRVVKGVNFVDIRDAGDPVEVAKRYNQQGADEITFLDITASSDQRETMVHVVEQVASEVFIPLTVGGGIRESKDVRRMLNAGADKVSINTAAVFNPDFVKEASDKFGAQCIVVAIDAKKVSAEGEPKRWEIFTHGGRKPTGLDAIEWAQKMVSNGAGEILLTSMDRDGTKIGFDLELTRAISDAVSVPVIASGGVGNLDHLSDGVIKGGADAVLAASIFHFGEYTIEQAKRHMQAAGIEVRL from the coding sequence GTGACACTAGCAAAACGCATTATTCCCTGTCTTGATGTCGATGCTGGCCGTGTGGTGAAAGGCGTAAACTTCGTCGACATCCGCGATGCCGGAGATCCGGTGGAAGTCGCCAAGCGTTATAACCAACAGGGTGCGGATGAAATAACCTTTTTAGATATTACCGCCAGCTCTGATCAACGCGAGACGATGGTGCACGTGGTTGAACAAGTCGCTAGCGAAGTGTTTATACCGCTCACCGTTGGTGGCGGTATTCGTGAAAGCAAAGACGTACGTCGCATGTTGAACGCCGGTGCGGACAAAGTGTCAATAAATACTGCAGCGGTGTTTAATCCGGATTTCGTCAAAGAGGCCTCAGACAAGTTCGGCGCGCAATGTATTGTTGTTGCCATCGATGCGAAAAAAGTTTCGGCAGAAGGTGAACCTAAGCGTTGGGAAATCTTTACCCATGGTGGACGCAAGCCTACCGGACTCGATGCCATCGAGTGGGCGCAGAAAATGGTTAGCAATGGCGCGGGTGAAATTTTATTAACCAGCATGGACAGAGACGGTACCAAAATCGGTTTTGATCTCGAACTGACGCGTGCGATTAGTGATGCGGTGAGCGTGCCGGTGATTGCCTCTGGTGGCGTTGGTAATCTTGATCATCTTTCCGATGGCGTAATTAAAGGCGGCGCCGATGCGGTTCTTGCCGCGAGTATTTTTCACTTCGGTGAATACACTATCGAACAGGCCAAGCGTCACATGCAGGCGGCGGGTATTGAGGTAAGGTTGTAA
- the tatB gene encoding Sec-independent protein translocase protein TatB, with product MFDIGFWELCLIGVVALVVVGPERLPGLIKSTGYWLGRARQMAANVKSEIQSEVDKAEQLKRLMEEQEEIVKRHTELEARRLMPEIEQSEKNDAPKASPQPVSVKSKIESEQQQQQEQKTNG from the coding sequence ATGTTTGATATCGGATTTTGGGAGCTCTGCCTAATCGGAGTGGTCGCGCTGGTCGTGGTCGGTCCCGAGCGTTTGCCTGGATTGATCAAGAGTACCGGCTATTGGTTGGGTCGGGCCAGGCAGATGGCTGCCAATGTCAAAAGTGAAATTCAGTCCGAAGTTGATAAGGCGGAACAGCTCAAGCGTTTGATGGAAGAGCAGGAAGAAATTGTAAAGCGCCATACCGAGCTCGAAGCTCGGCGACTCATGCCGGAAATAGAACAATCCGAAAAAAATGATGCCCCTAAAGCGAGCCCCCAGCCGGTTTCAGTAAAGTCAAAGATAGAATCTGAACAGCAGCAACAGCAAGAGCAGAAAACCAATGGCTAA
- the hisD gene encoding histidinol dehydrogenase: MIDIRRLDSSDTYFWQDLETLISWEGVSDDRVNDTVKQVLTEVRTRGDAAVVQYTNRFDRMQAKSIHDLEISQDELHQALTRLDGETRKALEQAAERIRVYHERQVGESWSYTEDNGTMLGQKVTPLDRAGLYVPGGKAAYPSSVLMNAIPAKVAGVPELIMVVPTPDGEKNQLVLAAAAVAGIDRVFAVGGAQAVGALAYGTKTIPAVAKIVGPGNIYVATAKRMVYGTCGIDMIAGPSEILVICDGKTDPDWIAMDLFSQAEHDEDAQAILITDDEDFINAVQESINRLSQEMERKDIITESLTNRGALIKVKNLDEAAEVSNFIAPEHLELSVEDPMSYVEKIRNAGAIFMGRYTAEAFGDYCAGPNHVLPTSRTARFSSPLGVYDFQKRSSLIMVSQQGAAELGKIASKLARGESLTAHARSAEYRMHK; this comes from the coding sequence ATGATTGATATACGCCGACTAGATTCAAGCGATACGTATTTTTGGCAGGACCTGGAAACACTGATTTCCTGGGAAGGGGTATCCGATGATCGCGTCAATGATACCGTTAAACAGGTGTTGACCGAGGTGCGTACTCGTGGTGATGCCGCGGTCGTGCAATACACCAATCGTTTCGATCGCATGCAGGCCAAGTCGATACACGATTTGGAGATTTCACAGGACGAATTGCATCAGGCATTAACACGCCTTGATGGAGAGACACGCAAGGCGCTGGAACAGGCTGCCGAACGTATTCGCGTTTACCACGAACGTCAGGTCGGTGAATCCTGGAGTTATACCGAAGACAACGGCACCATGCTTGGCCAGAAGGTTACGCCTTTAGATCGCGCCGGGCTTTATGTCCCTGGCGGAAAGGCGGCCTATCCTTCGTCGGTTTTGATGAATGCGATTCCAGCGAAAGTCGCTGGTGTGCCCGAATTGATCATGGTCGTTCCGACACCGGATGGCGAAAAGAATCAATTGGTATTGGCCGCGGCGGCAGTAGCTGGCATCGATAGAGTTTTTGCGGTTGGTGGTGCACAGGCTGTAGGCGCCTTAGCCTATGGGACCAAAACTATACCCGCAGTGGCCAAAATCGTTGGTCCTGGCAATATCTATGTTGCCACCGCCAAGCGCATGGTCTACGGTACTTGCGGTATCGATATGATTGCCGGTCCTTCGGAAATCCTGGTGATTTGCGATGGCAAGACCGATCCGGACTGGATAGCCATGGACTTGTTTTCCCAGGCCGAGCACGACGAAGATGCCCAGGCGATATTGATTACCGATGATGAAGATTTCATCAACGCGGTGCAGGAAAGCATAAATCGTCTGTCTCAGGAGATGGAACGCAAAGACATCATTACTGAGTCGCTGACCAATCGTGGCGCGCTGATCAAGGTGAAAAATCTTGATGAGGCGGCCGAGGTCTCGAATTTTATCGCGCCTGAACACCTGGAATTGTCTGTCGAAGATCCCATGAGTTATGTCGAAAAGATTCGTAATGCGGGCGCGATCTTTATGGGACGCTATACCGCCGAGGCCTTTGGTGATTACTGCGCTGGTCCCAACCACGTTTTACCCACATCGCGAACAGCGCGCTTTAGTTCACCGCTAGGTGTTTATGATTTCCAGAAACGCTCAAGCCTGATTATGGTTTCGCAACAGGGTGCGGCAGAACTGGGTAAGATTGCCTCAAAACTGGCCCGCGGCGAAAGCCTGACCGCCCACGCGCGATCGGCTGAGTACCGCATGCACAAGTAG
- the hisB gene encoding imidazoleglycerol-phosphate dehydratase HisB, translated as MAERKAEVKRDTLETQIKVSVNLDGQGKGTFDTGVPFLEHMLDQIARHGMMDIDIVAKGDLHIDAHHTVEDIGITLGQAVAKAIGDKKGIRRYGHAYVPLDEALSRVVIDFSGRPGLEFHAQFPAGSIGTFDTELFFEFFQGFVNHAQATLHIDNLRGRNSHHIAETIFKAFGRAVRFALERDERMAGVIPSTKGSL; from the coding sequence ATGGCTGAACGCAAAGCCGAGGTAAAGCGCGACACCCTCGAGACCCAGATCAAGGTTTCGGTGAACCTGGATGGCCAGGGTAAGGGAACCTTCGATACTGGCGTGCCCTTTCTGGAGCACATGCTGGATCAGATCGCCCGTCACGGCATGATGGATATCGACATCGTAGCCAAGGGTGATTTACACATCGATGCGCACCACACCGTGGAAGATATCGGTATTACGCTTGGCCAGGCAGTTGCCAAGGCGATTGGTGATAAAAAAGGCATTCGTCGCTATGGTCACGCCTATGTGCCCTTGGATGAGGCGCTCAGTCGCGTGGTTATCGATTTTTCTGGCCGACCTGGTTTGGAATTCCATGCGCAATTCCCGGCGGGTTCCATCGGTACCTTCGATACCGAGCTGTTTTTCGAATTTTTCCAGGGCTTCGTCAATCACGCCCAGGCGACGCTACACATCGATAATTTGCGCGGACGTAATTCGCATCACATCGCTGAAACCATTTTCAAGGCCTTCGGTCGCGCGGTGCGTTTTGCGCTGGAGCGCGATGAGCGTATGGCTGGTGTGATTCCCTCAACCAAGGGCAGCTTGTAA
- a CDS encoding STAS domain-containing protein, with amino-acid sequence MSSVRLDTLAMGHYRVIGDLTFETANQAYSLARQIFQDNTDVLIDVGEVKRIDSAGIACLLEWIREGRMHESEVLFENIQQQLTMLIRVSGLERLIKVAA; translated from the coding sequence GTGAGTAGTGTCCGTCTCGACACGCTGGCGATGGGACATTATCGCGTCATTGGCGATCTGACCTTTGAAACTGCAAACCAGGCCTATTCCTTGGCGCGCCAGATCTTTCAAGATAATACAGACGTTTTGATTGATGTGGGAGAAGTAAAACGTATAGACAGCGCGGGTATCGCCTGCTTGCTGGAATGGATACGCGAAGGACGTATGCACGAAAGCGAGGTTTTGTTTGAGAATATCCAGCAACAACTGACCATGCTAATCCGTGTATCTGGCCTGGAGCGCCTGATCAAGGTTGCCGCATAG
- a CDS encoding trypsin-like peptidase domain-containing protein — MTDDQRDPETIRTLIKYTLIGVAAAFVVAYFLGSKPDVSFNEVSVDDAKDLLSSYREQQNSVISYSKAVDFAATSVVNIYTTKKMPEKNFEDDPVFRRFFDEDYPLIPKERLETSLGSGVIISDQGYILTNHHVIQGADEIQVALKDGRNSAASVIGTDPESDIAVLKVAIGALPTITLGQSDLIQVGDVVLAIGNPFGVGQTVTMGIISATGRDRLGLSTFENFIQTDAAINPGNSGGALVNAFGHLIGINTAIFSRSGGSQGIGFAIPVNYAKEVTEQIIEHGHVIRGWLGIEIQGVTPALAESFGLRSVKGVIVAGVLRDGPADSAGMKPGDIIVEINGDEIADGKQALNEIAKSKPGSVIEIDVLRRGERIALKAKTAQRPLPKFN, encoded by the coding sequence ATGACAGACGACCAGCGCGACCCAGAAACCATCAGAACCCTGATCAAGTATACATTGATCGGTGTTGCCGCTGCGTTTGTAGTGGCCTACTTCCTTGGGTCCAAGCCCGATGTAAGTTTTAATGAGGTTTCAGTCGACGACGCAAAAGATCTGCTGTCATCCTATCGAGAACAACAGAATAGCGTCATCTCTTATTCAAAGGCAGTAGATTTTGCTGCAACATCGGTTGTGAACATTTATACAACCAAGAAAATGCCAGAGAAGAATTTCGAAGATGATCCCGTTTTTCGACGTTTCTTCGACGAAGACTACCCTCTAATTCCGAAAGAACGACTCGAAACCAGCCTTGGTTCGGGCGTAATTATCAGCGATCAGGGATATATTCTCACCAATCACCATGTCATACAGGGCGCAGATGAGATACAGGTTGCGCTAAAAGACGGACGCAATTCCGCAGCCAGCGTAATAGGCACCGATCCCGAATCTGATATTGCGGTATTAAAAGTCGCTATTGGTGCCTTGCCCACGATTACACTCGGTCAGTCTGACCTGATCCAGGTCGGTGACGTTGTGCTTGCCATAGGCAATCCTTTCGGCGTCGGTCAAACGGTCACAATGGGTATCATCAGTGCGACGGGGCGGGATCGCCTCGGTCTGAGCACATTTGAAAATTTCATCCAGACCGATGCAGCAATAAACCCTGGTAATTCCGGTGGCGCTTTGGTTAACGCATTTGGACATTTAATCGGTATCAATACCGCGATATTCAGTCGCAGCGGCGGATCGCAAGGCATAGGCTTCGCCATTCCTGTCAATTACGCGAAAGAAGTCACTGAACAAATCATCGAACACGGCCATGTTATACGCGGCTGGCTTGGCATAGAGATTCAAGGCGTAACGCCGGCACTAGCCGAGTCATTCGGTTTAAGAAGCGTGAAAGGTGTTATAGTAGCCGGTGTGTTACGAGATGGGCCGGCCGACTCTGCCGGAATGAAACCTGGTGACATCATTGTTGAAATCAATGGTGATGAGATTGCGGACGGCAAACAGGCACTGAATGAGATAGCCAAATCCAAACCAGGCTCTGTAATAGAAATAGACGTTTTGCGCCGCGGTGAACGCATCGCTCTAAAAGCAAAAACAGCGCAACGTCCATTGCCTAAATTTAACTGA
- the hisI gene encoding phosphoribosyl-AMP cyclohydrolase, which produces MADWLDEVKWDDKGLVPTIAQDAETGKIMMVAWMNRESLSLTREKNEAVYFSRSRNKLWHKGESSGHVQKVKEIRLDCDNDVVLLKIEQQGGIACHTGRESCFFKRLDGDNWNEVEPVLKDPGEIYG; this is translated from the coding sequence ATGGCGGATTGGCTCGACGAGGTCAAATGGGATGACAAAGGCCTTGTGCCCACGATCGCGCAGGATGCGGAGACAGGCAAGATTATGATGGTGGCGTGGATGAATCGTGAGTCACTGTCGTTAACCCGTGAGAAGAACGAAGCGGTGTATTTTTCCCGTAGCCGCAACAAATTGTGGCATAAAGGCGAATCCTCCGGGCATGTGCAAAAGGTCAAAGAGATACGTCTTGATTGTGATAACGACGTAGTGCTGTTGAAGATAGAACAGCAGGGTGGAATAGCCTGCCATACCGGTAGAGAAAGCTGTTTTTTTAAACGCCTCGATGGCGACAACTGGAACGAAGTGGAGCCGGTGTTAAAAGACCCGGGTGAAATCTATGGCTGA
- the hisG gene encoding ATP phosphoribosyltransferase codes for MKDNIIIALSKGRIYKETVPLLAHAGIEPAEDPEKSRKLILPTNLDNVKIVIVRASDVPTYVAYGAADIGVAGKDVLLEHPSDSIYEPLDLQIAQCKLMTAGDPKHKPTGTRFKVATKYVNSAKAFYASKGQQVEIIKLYGSMELAPIVGLADAIVDVVDTGNTLRANGLEPMEEIADISSRLIVNKASMKMKSNTVKAFIQHLSEAVDRMVKAQG; via the coding sequence ATGAAAGACAACATCATTATTGCCCTGTCCAAGGGACGCATTTATAAAGAAACCGTTCCGCTTCTGGCCCACGCAGGAATAGAGCCTGCCGAAGATCCGGAAAAAAGTCGTAAGCTGATTTTGCCTACCAATCTCGACAACGTAAAAATCGTCATCGTGCGCGCCTCAGATGTACCGACATACGTTGCCTATGGCGCGGCGGATATTGGCGTGGCGGGTAAAGATGTGTTGCTTGAACACCCAAGCGACAGTATTTATGAGCCTTTGGATTTGCAGATTGCACAATGCAAACTGATGACGGCCGGCGATCCGAAACACAAACCCACAGGAACGCGTTTCAAAGTCGCCACCAAATATGTCAATTCTGCAAAGGCATTTTATGCGTCCAAAGGTCAGCAGGTCGAAATCATTAAGCTCTACGGTTCTATGGAACTTGCGCCTATTGTTGGATTGGCCGATGCGATAGTTGACGTGGTCGACACTGGCAACACACTGCGCGCAAACGGTCTGGAACCGATGGAAGAGATTGCCGACATCAGTTCTCGTCTTATCGTTAACAAGGCCTCGATGAAAATGAAATCCAATACCGTAAAGGCCTTTATTCAGCATTTGAGTGAGGCGGTTGACCGCATGGTCAAAGCCCAGGGGTGA
- a CDS encoding phosphoribosyl-ATP diphosphatase, translating into MAESDILMALARVLEERKNASSDSSYVASLYKKGTNTILKKIGEESAETIIAAKEGNPKALIYEMADLWFHCLVLLSEQGLGPQDVLKELERRLGLSGLEEKASRNISNKH; encoded by the coding sequence ATGGCTGAGTCAGATATTCTGATGGCCCTCGCAAGAGTGCTTGAAGAACGCAAGAATGCATCATCGGATTCGTCCTACGTGGCGAGTTTGTATAAGAAAGGCACCAATACCATTTTAAAAAAAATCGGTGAAGAGTCTGCTGAGACAATAATCGCCGCCAAAGAAGGCAATCCAAAGGCGCTGATTTACGAAATGGCAGACCTGTGGTTTCACTGCCTGGTGTTGCTATCGGAGCAGGGTTTAGGCCCTCAAGACGTATTAAAAGAATTGGAGCGTCGTTTGGGCCTGTCTGGCCTGGAAGAAAAGGCGTCGCGTAATATATCGAATAAACATTGA